Proteins co-encoded in one Marmota flaviventris isolate mMarFla1 chromosome 9, mMarFla1.hap1, whole genome shotgun sequence genomic window:
- the Acad8 gene encoding isobutyryl-CoA dehydrogenase, mitochondrial — protein MWCGYRNLGVRLGRLRYSLLVPSSGYRSLTSCIDPSMGLNEEQKEFQKVAFDFAAREMAPNMAEWDQKEVFPVGVMRKAAQLGFGGVYVRTDVGGSGLSRLDTSVIFEALATGCTSTTAYISIHNMCAWMIDSFGSDEQRHRFCPPLCTMEKFASYCLTEPGSGSDAASLLTSAKRQGDHYILNGSKAFISGGGESDIYIVMCRTGGSGPKGISCMVVEKGTPGLSFGKKEKKVGWNSQPTRAVIFEDCAVPVANRIGNEGQGFLMAMKGLNGGRINIASCSLGAAHASVILTRDHLKVRKQFGAPLANSQFLQFQLANMATRLVASRLLVRTAAVALEEEREDAVALCSMAKFFATDECFAICNQALQMHGGYGYLKDYAVQQYMRDSRVHQILEGSNEVMRMLISRSLLQE, from the exons CTTCCATGGGACTAAATGAGGAACAGAAAGAATTTCAGAAAGTGGCCTTTGACTTTGCTGCCCGGGAGATGGCTCCAAATATGGCAGAGTGGGACCAGAAG GAGGTGTTCCCTGTGGGTGTGATGCGGAAGGCAGCCCAGCTAGGCTTTGGGGGGGTCTATGTCCGCACAGACGTCGGTGGGTCTGGACTGTCAAGGCTTGATACCTCTGTCATCTTTGAAGCCTTGGCTACAGGCTGCACCAGCACCACAGCCTACATAAGCATCCACAA CATGTGTGCCTGGATGATTGATAGCTTTGGAAGTGATGAACAGAGGCACAGATTTTGCCCACCGCTCTGTACCATGGAGAAATTTGCTTCCTACTGCCTCACTGAACCAG GAAGTGGAAGTGATGCTGCATCCCTCTTGACTTCAGCTAAACGACAAGGAGATCATTACATCCTCAATGGCTCCAAG GCCTTCATCAGTGGAGGTGGTGAATCTGACATCTACATAGTCATGTGCCGAACTGGAGGATCAGGCCCAAAGGGCATCTCATGCATGGTTGTTGAGAAAGGGACCCCTGGCCTCAGCTTTggcaagaaggagaaaaag GTGGGATGGAACTCCCAGCCAACTCGTGCCGTGATTTTCGAAGACTGTGCTGTCCCTGTGGCCAACAGAATTGGGAATGAAGGGCAGGGCTTCCTTATGGCCATGAAAGGACTGAACGGAGGACGGATCAACATTG CTTCCTGCTCTCTGGGGGCTGCTCATGCTTCAGTCATCCTCACTCGAGATCACCTGAAAGTCCGGAAGCAGTTTGGAGCACCTCTGGCCAATAGCCAG TTTCTGCAATTCCAGTTAGCAAATATGGCAACAAGGCTGGTTGCCTCGCGGCTGCTTGTCCGTACTGCCGCAGTTGCTCTGGAGGAGGAGCGGGAAGATGCAGTGGCTCTCTGCTCCATGGCCAAGTTCTTTGCAACAGATGAATGCTTTGCA ATCTGCAACCAAGCTTTACAGATGCATGGAGGCTACGGCTACTTGAAGGATTATGCTGTTCAGCAGTATATGCGGGACTCCAGGGTTCACCAAATCCTAGAAG GTAGCAATGAAGTGATGAGGATGCTAATCTCTCGAAGCCTCCTTCAGGAATAG